One part of the Arachidicoccus terrestris genome encodes these proteins:
- a CDS encoding GH92 family glycosyl hydrolase, with product MKRIMIVSAALLFLASCATNPGSVNKDDVLQYVDPYIGSAAHGHVFVGASVPFGAVQVGPTNITQGWDWCSGYNYSDSVVRGFSQLHLSGTGIGDLGDVLMMPYLGPLRTMTGTQQDPTSGYSAHYSHANEQVAPGYYSVKLSDNDIQVQITASQRVAYQKYDFPGTDSARVIIDLEQGIGWDAPVKTHIARLNDTTLVGYRFSKGWANDQRLWFAIRSSEPINRWDVFDSSAFKSNNSLTAVRTKGIISYGKDLKSVSFKIGISPVSSEGAIANIDAEIPHWDFEAAKENAQDSWRKALAKIKIETPDTAKKRVFYTALYHSMIDPALFNDHDGSYRGTDKKVYEKADFQNYSVFSLWDTYRALNPLYTLIERDRVVDFVKSMLAIYQQQGKLPVWHLMGNETNCMVGYSAAPVIADAIVKGIDGFDTDLAMEALVKTANTDEFGLNYLKKLGYIPADKENEAVSKALEYAVDDGSIALAAKKLGKQDIYDTFSKRAQYYKRYFDSTTGFMRGVMSDGHFRTPFNPFQSVHRENDYTEGNAWQYIWLVPQDVHGLIGLFGGDAAFAKKLDSLFIVKGDMGAEASPDISGLIGMYAQGNEPEHHVPYLYDYAGQPWKAAEKVNEIATKFYTDKPDGLCGNDDCGEMSGWYVLSSLGFYQVNPANGIFVFGTPFFDKATVDVGGGKSFTVIARELTGKNIYIQAVKLNGKPYAKSYITYKDIISGGTLEFTMGATPNKDFGTAPSDRPKDQ from the coding sequence ATGAAACGTATAATGATTGTATCAGCAGCCTTGCTCTTTCTGGCAAGTTGTGCTACCAACCCAGGGTCAGTAAATAAGGACGATGTATTGCAATATGTGGATCCCTATATCGGGTCGGCCGCTCACGGACACGTATTTGTGGGTGCGTCAGTGCCATTCGGAGCAGTTCAGGTAGGGCCGACTAATATCACCCAGGGATGGGACTGGTGTTCGGGCTATAACTATTCTGATAGTGTGGTAAGGGGGTTTTCTCAGTTGCATCTAAGTGGGACCGGCATTGGTGATTTGGGAGATGTTCTGATGATGCCTTATCTGGGACCTCTTCGTACCATGACAGGTACCCAGCAAGATCCTACATCGGGTTACAGCGCACATTATTCTCATGCCAATGAACAGGTCGCTCCTGGTTACTACAGCGTAAAACTATCTGACAATGATATTCAGGTGCAGATCACGGCTTCACAGCGTGTAGCTTATCAGAAATATGATTTCCCTGGTACAGACAGTGCCCGTGTGATCATTGACCTGGAACAGGGTATTGGCTGGGATGCACCTGTCAAAACCCATATTGCCCGACTCAATGACACGACACTTGTAGGATACCGCTTTTCCAAAGGTTGGGCGAATGATCAAAGGCTTTGGTTTGCGATCCGCAGCTCTGAACCAATTAATAGGTGGGATGTGTTTGACTCCTCTGCTTTTAAATCTAATAATTCTTTAACAGCCGTGCGTACGAAAGGTATAATCTCTTATGGAAAGGATCTGAAGTCTGTCTCCTTTAAAATCGGTATTTCTCCGGTTAGTTCTGAAGGGGCGATTGCCAATATAGATGCGGAAATTCCTCATTGGGATTTTGAGGCCGCTAAAGAAAATGCGCAGGATAGCTGGAGAAAAGCACTCGCTAAGATAAAGATCGAGACACCTGATACTGCCAAGAAGCGGGTTTTTTATACAGCTCTATATCATTCTATGATCGATCCGGCTTTATTTAACGATCATGACGGCAGTTACCGGGGTACTGATAAGAAAGTATATGAGAAAGCTGACTTTCAGAATTATTCTGTTTTCTCTTTATGGGATACTTACAGAGCGTTAAATCCACTCTATACTTTAATTGAAAGGGATCGGGTCGTGGATTTTGTAAAATCCATGCTGGCCATTTATCAGCAACAGGGAAAATTGCCGGTATGGCACCTGATGGGCAATGAAACCAATTGCATGGTCGGTTATAGTGCAGCCCCTGTGATTGCAGATGCGATCGTTAAAGGGATTGACGGATTTGATACTGATTTAGCAATGGAGGCTTTGGTCAAAACGGCCAATACTGATGAATTTGGACTGAACTATCTTAAGAAGCTGGGATATATCCCTGCGGATAAGGAAAATGAGGCGGTATCCAAAGCGCTGGAATATGCTGTGGATGATGGTAGTATTGCGCTAGCCGCTAAAAAGCTGGGCAAGCAGGATATTTATGATACGTTTTCAAAAAGAGCCCAGTATTATAAGAGGTATTTTGATTCAACCACTGGATTTATGCGGGGTGTCATGTCTGATGGTCATTTTAGAACGCCGTTTAACCCGTTCCAGTCTGTACACAGAGAGAACGATTATACAGAAGGAAATGCCTGGCAGTATATTTGGCTGGTGCCACAGGATGTACATGGTCTGATCGGTCTGTTTGGCGGAGATGCTGCATTTGCCAAGAAACTCGACAGTTTGTTTATTGTAAAGGGCGATATGGGCGCTGAAGCCTCTCCGGATATCTCTGGACTGATTGGTATGTATGCACAAGGAAATGAACCTGAGCATCATGTACCTTATCTCTATGATTATGCCGGACAGCCCTGGAAGGCCGCGGAAAAAGTAAACGAGATCGCTACAAAATTCTATACAGACAAACCAGACGGGCTTTGCGGTAATGATGACTGTGGAGAAATGAGTGGCTGGTACGTCCTTTCATCGCTGGGCTTCTATCAGGTCAACCCGGCAAACGGCATATTTGTCTTTGGCACACCATTTTTTGACAAGGCCACAGTTGATGTGGGTGGTGGCAAGAGCTTTACTGTAATTGCACGTGAACTGACTGGTAAAAATATTTATATTCAGGCCGTAAAACTCAACGGGAAGCCTTATGCTAAATCTTACATTACCTATAAGGATATCATTAGTGGAGGTACGTTGGAATTCACCATGGGGGCAACACCTAATAAGGATTTTGGTACGGCGCCATCTGATCGCCCGAAAGACCAATAA
- a CDS encoding TonB-dependent receptor plug domain-containing protein has translation MNLRFGKNLFRMLSVFMAGLAAGSTQFASAQRIDTLINNYGAKYPQERIHLHFDRHNYAPKDDIWFKAYLVSGIMPDQLSKTLYVDFSDETGKILAHDAYPIANGATRGQFSVPDSIRGNLIHVRAYTKWMLNFDTSFLFNQDLTVIQPASKRIKGEPPATVAKLYFFPEGGDLIAGLNTRVAFMAENQYGQPVKVAGVVKDGDGKEVATIKPEHDGMGSFHILANADATYTATWTDDKGESHTTSLPKVKPSGASIVAKPTLGSTLFAVQRTENAPENFKTLHIVATTYQQLVYMANVSLKDKSMVSGAIPTAAFPSGILQITLFDQAWKPVSERIVFVNNGEAEFHPEVGFSKLSFDKRGQNEIVVNVPDSVPANLSVSVTDATVGADSSSNLISRMLLTSQIKGRVFHPFYYFSDTTDAIRQQLDLVMLTHGWRRYNWDRLMQHEDPKITYPADTNYLTFSGKVYGASPAQIAASGTLVAITKSKQDTAGRFIMVPLERDGSFNDHNTIFFDSLQVYYKFAGKKNTMERTATINFMPDRLKSPGEVKMDINDIIKARVYDTTGLAASRRLYDQYWAATHMETNLEDVKVTTKAKSPEEKLNDKYTSGLFKSDNGYTFDVMNDIAAQGSFNIFSYLQGRVAGLQISNAQSGTPSMTWRGSSPSLFLDEMPISDASQLSNISMNDIAMVKVFRPPFMGGFGGSPGGAIAVYTRKGGDVQREKGEGMPHKTIAGYSLIKEFYVPDYLSLTQDRSKTDVRSTLYWNPLIMTTPQDHELRFKFFNNDITKSYRIILEGMNSEGQFTHIEKVIQ, from the coding sequence ATGAATCTGCGTTTTGGAAAAAATTTATTTAGGATGCTGTCGGTGTTCATGGCAGGCCTTGCAGCCGGCAGCACTCAATTTGCCAGCGCCCAACGCATCGATACTTTGATTAATAATTACGGTGCTAAATACCCACAAGAAAGAATCCATCTGCATTTTGACCGGCACAATTATGCGCCTAAAGATGATATCTGGTTTAAAGCCTACCTTGTATCGGGCATAATGCCCGATCAACTAAGTAAGACACTTTATGTAGACTTCAGTGATGAGACTGGTAAAATACTGGCCCATGACGCCTACCCTATAGCAAATGGAGCCACCAGGGGGCAGTTTTCGGTTCCCGATAGTATTCGTGGAAATCTGATACACGTGAGAGCTTATACAAAATGGATGCTCAACTTTGACACATCATTTTTGTTTAATCAAGACCTGACTGTAATTCAACCGGCCTCCAAACGCATCAAAGGCGAACCACCAGCGACAGTGGCCAAGTTATATTTTTTCCCCGAAGGAGGCGATCTGATAGCAGGTCTGAACACCCGTGTCGCGTTTATGGCCGAGAATCAGTACGGTCAACCGGTGAAAGTTGCCGGCGTGGTCAAAGATGGCGACGGCAAGGAAGTCGCTACCATCAAACCCGAACATGATGGCATGGGCAGTTTTCACATCCTGGCTAATGCAGATGCCACCTATACCGCTACCTGGACAGATGACAAAGGCGAAAGCCATACCACCTCGTTACCAAAAGTTAAACCCAGTGGAGCTTCTATTGTTGCCAAACCCACTCTAGGCTCTACTTTATTTGCCGTTCAACGTACCGAGAATGCACCGGAAAATTTTAAAACCCTGCATATCGTTGCTACTACCTATCAGCAATTGGTCTATATGGCCAATGTATCATTGAAGGACAAATCTATGGTCAGTGGTGCCATACCTACTGCAGCCTTCCCCAGTGGCATATTGCAGATTACCTTATTTGATCAGGCATGGAAGCCTGTTTCAGAAAGGATCGTATTTGTAAACAACGGTGAGGCTGAGTTTCATCCGGAAGTGGGGTTCTCGAAACTGAGTTTTGATAAAAGGGGACAAAATGAAATTGTGGTAAATGTACCGGATTCTGTTCCCGCCAATCTTTCTGTATCAGTCACAGACGCAACGGTCGGCGCTGACAGCTCCAGCAACCTGATCTCCCGGATGCTACTGACTTCCCAAATCAAAGGCCGCGTTTTCCACCCGTTTTATTACTTCTCTGACACAACGGATGCAATCCGTCAACAGCTTGATCTGGTCATGCTGACACATGGATGGAGAAGGTATAACTGGGATCGACTCATGCAACATGAAGACCCAAAAATCACATATCCAGCCGATACCAATTACCTGACTTTCTCGGGCAAGGTTTATGGCGCCTCTCCCGCTCAAATCGCTGCCAGCGGCACACTAGTTGCCATCACAAAATCCAAGCAAGATACGGCCGGAAGATTTATCATGGTGCCTTTAGAGCGCGATGGTTCATTCAACGATCACAATACCATCTTTTTTGATTCTCTGCAAGTCTATTACAAATTTGCAGGTAAGAAAAATACCATGGAACGAACCGCGACCATCAATTTTATGCCGGATAGGCTTAAATCACCCGGCGAGGTAAAAATGGATATCAATGATATTATTAAGGCCCGGGTTTACGATACCACTGGACTTGCCGCCAGCAGACGGCTCTATGATCAATATTGGGCGGCCACCCATATGGAAACCAACCTGGAAGATGTAAAGGTGACGACAAAAGCCAAGTCGCCGGAAGAAAAACTCAATGATAAATACACCAGCGGGCTATTCAAAAGCGATAATGGCTACACATTTGACGTGATGAATGATATCGCAGCGCAGGGTTCATTTAATATCTTTAGTTATTTGCAGGGCCGGGTAGCCGGGTTGCAGATAAGCAACGCGCAGAGTGGCACCCCAAGTATGACCTGGAGAGGCAGCTCTCCGTCACTTTTTCTGGATGAAATGCCGATCAGTGATGCCAGCCAGCTTTCCAATATCAGTATGAATGATATTGCTATGGTGAAGGTATTCAGACCTCCCTTTATGGGCGGGTTCGGGGGTAGCCCGGGAGGCGCCATTGCCGTCTATACCCGTAAAGGCGGCGATGTACAGAGAGAAAAAGGCGAAGGTATGCCGCATAAAACGATTGCCGGTTACTCTTTAATCAAAGAATTCTATGTACCGGATTACCTAAGCCTCACTCAGGACAGGAGCAAGACAGATGTTCGCTCTACTCTTTACTGGAACCCGCTGATCATGACCACACCCCAGGATCATGAACTGCGTTTTAAGTTCTTCAATAATGATATCACAAAGTCCTACCGGATCATTCTGGAAGGCATGAACAGTGAGGGGCAGTTCACCCATATAGAAAAAGTGATCCAATAG
- a CDS encoding NAD(P)H-dependent glycerol-3-phosphate dehydrogenase — protein sequence MKIGIVGSGSWATALAKLLTDNQVEIYWWFRNTPAMEHFQQRGHNPTYLSKSFFDLSRITFSDSLPFVAQNADILLLATPSAYLQQALEILPTDSLDQKLIISAVKGILPEKTELISDYLQRTFNIPLERVYTILGPCHAEEVASEKLSYLTFSGLDPVMCRKLSDLFETPYLNTRVNHDVIGVQYAAVMKNIYALGAGMAHGLDYGDNFLSVFIANAASEMVAFLQKITACRHLPETPDYASSVYLGDLLVTCYSLYSRNRMFGTMIGKGYSVKAAQLELGMVAEGYNASKCIYDLNRQLAMQLPIAGTIYRILWEGMPAEKGFLALEGILN from the coding sequence ATGAAAATAGGTATTGTAGGGAGTGGGAGCTGGGCTACAGCGTTGGCTAAGTTATTAACTGATAATCAGGTAGAAATTTATTGGTGGTTCAGAAATACACCCGCCATGGAACATTTTCAGCAAAGAGGTCATAACCCGACCTATTTGTCGAAGTCCTTTTTTGACCTGAGCCGGATTACCTTTAGTGACTCATTGCCTTTTGTTGCACAGAATGCCGATATCCTGCTATTGGCAACGCCCTCTGCTTATCTGCAGCAGGCATTGGAGATACTGCCTACTGATTCTCTCGACCAAAAATTAATTATATCTGCGGTTAAAGGAATTCTTCCTGAGAAAACAGAGCTGATCAGTGACTATCTTCAGCGGACGTTTAATATACCATTAGAGCGGGTCTATACGATTCTCGGGCCCTGTCATGCAGAAGAAGTCGCCAGCGAGAAATTATCTTATCTTACTTTTTCCGGATTAGATCCGGTTATGTGCCGGAAATTGTCAGATTTGTTTGAAACGCCGTATCTGAATACGCGGGTTAACCATGATGTCATTGGTGTTCAGTATGCAGCGGTGATGAAAAACATCTATGCGCTGGGAGCAGGAATGGCTCATGGCTTGGATTACGGAGATAACTTTTTGAGCGTCTTTATCGCGAATGCGGCCAGCGAAATGGTGGCATTCCTCCAGAAGATTACAGCCTGTAGACACCTGCCTGAAACGCCTGATTATGCCAGCTCCGTATATTTGGGCGATCTTCTAGTGACTTGTTATTCACTTTATAGCCGTAACAGGATGTTCGGTACTATGATCGGTAAAGGATATAGTGTGAAGGCTGCCCAACTGGAACTGGGGATGGTGGCTGAAGGGTATAATGCCAGTAAGTGTATTTATGATTTAAACAGGCAGCTGGCTATGCAGTTACCGATTGCGGGAACTATTTATCGTATCCTTTGGGAAGGAATGCCTGCAGAAAAAGGATTCCTGGCTTTGGAAGGTATTTTGAATTAG
- the hemW gene encoding radical SAM family heme chaperone HemW, with the protein MAGIYIHIPYCRKACHYCNFHFSTTRYNIRQMQDSLIQEAALQKDFFKSDAGPVSTIYFGGGTPSILPAAWIAELIECIRQIYPVGATAEITLEANPDDIHPETLQNWQQAGINRLSIGVQSFIDKDLEWMNRAHNAQQAYQAVAAAKHAGIHDISLDLIYGTPYLSDQGWQENLQKAADLGVRHLSAYALTVEPRTALFKMIEKGKLPPLNGLKQSRQFDQLMRWADLQGFEHYEISNLAAPGCRSRHNSSYWQGLPYLGLGPAAHSFDGLMTRKWNVDNNQVYIQGITKGKDVSTTEVLSLDNQINEMIMIRLRLMEGLDLGAFRKQFGDLAGAALVQKAQKALNEGQLTIENEQLMLTRKGKHFADSIAVDLFV; encoded by the coding sequence ATGGCCGGCATTTATATACATATCCCCTACTGCAGGAAAGCCTGTCATTATTGCAATTTTCATTTTTCAACAACCCGCTATAATATCAGACAGATGCAGGACAGCCTTATACAGGAAGCCGCCCTGCAAAAAGATTTTTTTAAAAGCGACGCCGGCCCTGTCTCAACCATCTATTTTGGCGGTGGCACACCCTCTATTTTACCCGCTGCCTGGATTGCGGAATTAATTGAATGCATCAGGCAGATTTATCCAGTAGGAGCTACAGCAGAGATTACCCTGGAAGCTAACCCGGATGATATTCATCCGGAAACACTTCAAAACTGGCAGCAGGCAGGAATTAACCGGTTAAGCATCGGTGTACAGTCTTTTATAGACAAAGATCTGGAATGGATGAATCGGGCCCATAATGCCCAACAGGCTTATCAGGCCGTCGCCGCCGCAAAGCATGCCGGCATCCATGATATTTCACTGGACCTGATCTATGGAACGCCTTACCTTTCTGACCAGGGCTGGCAGGAGAACCTGCAAAAAGCTGCCGATCTGGGCGTCCGCCATTTGTCTGCTTATGCGCTGACCGTAGAGCCCAGAACGGCGTTGTTTAAAATGATTGAAAAGGGGAAACTACCGCCTTTGAATGGCCTCAAACAAAGCCGGCAATTTGATCAGCTTATGCGGTGGGCCGACCTTCAAGGCTTCGAACACTATGAAATCTCTAATCTTGCAGCACCTGGCTGTCGGAGTCGCCACAATAGCAGTTACTGGCAAGGCCTTCCCTATCTCGGCCTGGGTCCGGCCGCACACTCCTTTGATGGATTAATGACCAGAAAGTGGAATGTCGACAATAATCAGGTTTATATACAAGGGATCACTAAGGGAAAAGATGTCTCTACAACAGAAGTACTCAGTCTGGACAACCAGATCAATGAAATGATCATGATCCGGCTTCGGCTCATGGAAGGTCTGGACCTGGGCGCGTTTAGAAAACAATTTGGCGACCTGGCCGGCGCCGCCCTTGTTCAAAAAGCACAGAAAGCACTTAATGAAGGGCAACTTACAATTGAAAATGAGCAATTGATGCTCACCCGCAAGGGGAAGCATTTTGCGGACAGTATAGCAGTAGATCTGTTTGTTTGA
- a CDS encoding ROK family protein: MLSIPISQQMAIGIDIGGTNTVFGIVDHRGEIAYRGAISTKKHDNVNDYIDELYAAIMPALNQFGSDKLVRGIGIGAPNGNYYNGNIEYAPNLPWKGKIPLASLIQQKFNLPSALTNDANAAAVGEMTYGAAKGMKDFIMITLGTGVGSGIVVNGEMVYGHDGFAGELGHTIIIPGGRKHWSTGAEGSLETYASATGVMLTALELLKKYPDKPSILRHYEDNEIDSRLVYDCAIQGDDIARDTYTFTGEILGKALANFVMFSSPEAIILFGGLCKAGALIFQPAKRVMEENLLPIYKNKVQIIPSELKESDAAILGASALVWELK, translated from the coding sequence ATGTTATCTATTCCTATTTCACAACAAATGGCCATTGGTATTGATATCGGTGGTACCAACACGGTATTTGGTATTGTAGACCACCGGGGCGAGATCGCTTACCGGGGGGCTATTTCTACAAAAAAGCATGACAATGTCAATGATTATATAGATGAGCTATATGCAGCCATCATGCCCGCTCTCAATCAATTTGGCAGTGATAAACTGGTGCGTGGTATCGGTATTGGAGCGCCCAATGGCAATTATTATAATGGTAACATTGAATATGCGCCGAATCTGCCCTGGAAGGGGAAGATCCCACTGGCTTCGCTCATCCAGCAAAAGTTCAATCTGCCTTCTGCTTTGACCAACGATGCCAATGCAGCGGCTGTCGGAGAAATGACCTATGGTGCCGCTAAAGGGATGAAAGACTTTATCATGATTACACTGGGAACCGGTGTAGGAAGTGGAATTGTTGTGAATGGGGAAATGGTATATGGACATGACGGATTTGCCGGCGAGCTCGGGCATACGATCATCATTCCAGGAGGCCGTAAACATTGGTCAACCGGAGCTGAAGGATCGTTGGAAACCTATGCTTCCGCTACTGGTGTCATGTTGACAGCTCTTGAATTACTCAAGAAGTATCCAGATAAACCCAGTATCCTGCGTCATTATGAAGACAATGAAATCGATAGTCGCCTGGTGTATGACTGTGCCATCCAGGGTGACGATATTGCCAGAGATACCTATACTTTTACTGGAGAAATTCTGGGCAAGGCCCTGGCTAATTTTGTAATGTTCTCTTCACCCGAAGCAATTATTCTGTTTGGCGGTCTGTGTAAGGCTGGTGCATTGATTTTTCAGCCGGCTAAAAGAGTGATGGAGGAGAATCTGTTGCCGATCTATAAAAATAAAGTACAGATTATCCCCAGTGAGCTGAAAGAATCAGATGCAGCTATTCTGGGCGCCAGTGCACTGGTTTGGGAACTCAAATAA
- the dnaB gene encoding replicative DNA helicase: protein MDNLSNINRKVGRKKPSTDINTMMYGKVPPQARDLEEAILGAVMLEKAAFDNVIEIIRAECFYVDAHQRIFKACEKLAQKNMPIDMLTVVEELKASEELDLVGGAFYVSKLTMSVSSSANIETHARILLEKFIQRKLIEISGEIITEAYVESTDVFNLLDDAEQKIFNITNNYLKKNYDDIGDALAKALERIDKLRLQTNEISGVPSGFASLDKVTYGWQPSDLIILAARPAVGKTAFALNLIRNAAMHPTNPVPVAFFSLEMSSAQLVQRVLSAQSEIKLEKISRGNLEEYEYKQLQAKGIKPLETAPIFIDDTAALNIFEFRAKARRLVNKNKVGLIVIDYLQLMSGSGDRNSNREQEISTISRNLKVLAKELMIPIIALSQLSRAVESRKESKIPQLSDLRESGAIEQDADMVMFIYRPDYYEINSNEHGESIEGETLIKIAKHRNGSLETIKLRARLDIQKFEDAGDNGFNPGSWQALPAGGPGGPGDGGAAGSGDAQLFISRPSKMNEGEFDDGFDAPPF, encoded by the coding sequence ATGGACAATTTATCGAATATTAACCGCAAGGTCGGCCGTAAAAAGCCGTCTACCGACATCAATACAATGATGTATGGCAAGGTGCCCCCACAGGCAAGAGATCTGGAAGAAGCCATTTTAGGTGCGGTCATGCTGGAGAAGGCGGCTTTCGATAATGTCATTGAGATTATTCGGGCAGAATGCTTCTATGTTGATGCCCATCAGCGTATTTTTAAGGCCTGTGAAAAGCTGGCACAAAAGAATATGCCAATTGACATGCTGACCGTTGTGGAGGAACTCAAGGCCAGCGAGGAGCTGGACTTGGTTGGCGGTGCCTTTTATGTTTCCAAACTGACGATGTCAGTGAGCTCGTCTGCCAATATCGAGACCCATGCCCGTATCCTGTTGGAAAAGTTCATTCAACGCAAACTCATAGAAATCAGTGGTGAAATTATCACAGAAGCCTATGTAGAGAGTACAGATGTTTTCAACTTATTAGATGATGCGGAGCAAAAGATCTTCAATATCACCAATAATTACCTGAAGAAAAATTATGATGATATCGGAGATGCGCTGGCCAAAGCATTGGAACGCATTGATAAGCTACGGTTACAGACCAATGAGATTTCCGGAGTTCCTAGCGGCTTTGCCAGTCTGGATAAAGTGACCTACGGCTGGCAGCCCAGTGACCTGATTATTCTGGCGGCACGTCCCGCCGTGGGTAAGACAGCTTTTGCCCTGAACCTGATCCGCAATGCGGCTATGCACCCGACTAATCCGGTACCGGTCGCCTTCTTCTCTTTGGAAATGAGCTCGGCGCAATTAGTTCAGCGTGTACTCTCCGCCCAAAGTGAAATTAAACTGGAAAAGATATCCAGAGGTAATCTGGAGGAATATGAATACAAACAGCTGCAGGCTAAAGGAATAAAACCGCTGGAAACGGCACCTATCTTTATCGACGATACAGCCGCACTAAACATCTTTGAGTTCCGCGCCAAGGCGCGCAGACTAGTCAATAAAAATAAAGTCGGGCTGATCGTCATCGACTATTTGCAGCTGATGAGTGGTTCAGGAGACCGAAACTCCAACCGTGAGCAGGAGATCAGTACCATTTCCAGAAATCTGAAAGTATTGGCCAAGGAATTGATGATTCCTATTATTGCCCTCTCACAGTTAAGCCGTGCAGTGGAATCCAGGAAAGAAAGCAAGATCCCCCAATTGAGTGACCTTAGAGAATCGGGGGCGATCGAGCAGGATGCTGATATGGTGATGTTTATATACCGTCCTGATTATTACGAGATCAATAGTAATGAACATGGTGAATCTATTGAAGGAGAAACGTTGATTAAGATCGCCAAACACCGTAACGGTTCCCTGGAAACCATCAAACTCAGGGCTCGGCTTGATATCCAGAAATTTGAGGACGCAGGAGACAACGGCTTTAATCCGGGTAGTTGGCAGGCATTGCCGGCCGGAGGGCCAGGCGGTCCTGGAGATGGTGGCGCAGCCGGTAGTGGCGACGCGCAGCTTTTCATCAGCCGGCCAAGCAAAATGAATGAAGGTGAATTTGACGACGGCTTTGATGCCCCTCCGTTTTAG
- a CDS encoding MFS transporter, producing the protein MQNNQTVQKTQWGQFGTLIIVFFFWGFVAASNDILIPVFKENLHLSQAYSQLVSFAFYFAYTVGSIIFMVVSETRKRDLLQDLGYKNGISVGLIISAAGTLLFFPAAQSSSFLLFISGLFIVGLGFALQQIAANPLAVIMGDPKTGSQRLSLAGGINNFGTTIGPLIVSFAIFGSVTGDHSHASISSIKVPYLVLGAAFILVALIFKFSKVPNKIDLEQVAEEESTEDDKILHRSSVFKYPQLVLGMIALFLYVGVEVSTASNLPEFMKEHLGTATENIAPFVSLYWASLMIGRWTGSIGAFDISQGAKGVLRVLMPYIAFGVFLLVNKIAQHDVTPFYIYVIIILGLIICDYLSKGNPARQLLIFSIMGITALLIGIFSDGMVSVYAFISVGLFCSTLWPCIFTLGIAGLGKYTNKGSSLLIMMIMGGGVMSVFQGLLASPDLLGIQFSYFIPVCCFAYLAFYAWRVKKILASQGIDYDVKVSGGH; encoded by the coding sequence ATGCAAAACAACCAAACGGTGCAAAAAACACAATGGGGACAGTTCGGAACCCTGATTATTGTTTTCTTCTTCTGGGGCTTTGTGGCTGCCAGTAATGACATCCTGATCCCTGTCTTTAAAGAAAATTTGCACCTCTCTCAGGCATATAGCCAACTGGTTTCCTTCGCCTTCTATTTCGCTTACACGGTGGGCTCAATCATCTTTATGGTTGTCAGTGAGACCCGTAAAAGAGACTTATTGCAAGATCTGGGGTATAAAAATGGTATCTCTGTAGGTTTGATAATATCTGCGGCCGGCACTTTACTTTTTTTTCCAGCCGCCCAGTCTTCGTCCTTTTTATTGTTTATATCTGGCTTGTTTATAGTGGGCTTAGGATTTGCCTTACAGCAAATTGCGGCCAATCCACTGGCTGTGATCATGGGAGACCCTAAAACCGGATCTCAGCGTTTAAGCCTGGCAGGAGGGATCAATAACTTTGGGACTACTATCGGCCCGTTAATCGTCAGTTTTGCCATCTTTGGATCCGTCACGGGTGATCATTCTCATGCCTCTATCAGCAGTATTAAAGTCCCTTATCTGGTATTGGGGGCTGCGTTTATCTTAGTCGCTTTGATCTTTAAATTCTCCAAAGTGCCCAATAAAATTGATCTGGAACAGGTCGCGGAGGAGGAGTCAACCGAGGATGATAAAATCCTGCACAGATCCAGTGTCTTTAAGTACCCGCAATTAGTGCTGGGTATGATTGCACTTTTCCTGTATGTGGGAGTGGAAGTATCTACGGCTTCCAATCTTCCGGAGTTTATGAAAGAGCATCTGGGTACTGCAACAGAAAATATTGCACCATTTGTATCGCTTTATTGGGCCAGCCTGATGATTGGCCGCTGGACCGGCTCTATTGGCGCCTTTGATATCTCTCAGGGAGCAAAAGGAGTACTCAGAGTACTGATGCCTTATATTGCTTTTGGTGTATTTCTCTTGGTCAATAAGATCGCCCAACATGATGTAACACCCTTTTACATCTATGTAATCATCATCTTAGGGCTGATCATCTGTGATTATCTGAGCAAAGGAAATCCAGCCCGTCAGCTATTGATTTTCAGCATCATGGGTATAACTGCGCTATTGATCGGCATTTTCTCTGACGGCATGGTGAGTGTTTATGCCTTTATCAGCGTGGGCTTGTTTTGTTCCACTTTATGGCCCTGTATTTTTACATTGGGGATAGCAGGCCTTGGCAAATATACCAATAAAGGCTCTAGTTTGCTGATTATGATGATCATGGGTGGAGGTGTGATGAGTGTATTCCAGGGGCTTTTGGCCTCTCCCGACCTGTTGGGCATTCAGTTCAGCTATTTTATCCCGGTATGCTGCTTTGCCTATCTGGCCTTCTATGCCTGGAGAGTTAAAAAAATATTAGCAAGTCAAGGCATCGATTATGACGTAAAAGTCAGCGGCGGGCATTAA